In Molothrus ater isolate BHLD 08-10-18 breed brown headed cowbird chromosome 22, BPBGC_Mater_1.1, whole genome shotgun sequence, the following are encoded in one genomic region:
- the ROBO4 gene encoding LOW QUALITY PROTEIN: roundabout homolog 4 (The sequence of the model RefSeq protein was modified relative to this genomic sequence to represent the inferred CDS: inserted 2 bases in 1 codon), giving the protein MAEMFVFTATFPPPAFPGPRIRLLYPPIRSRIQPRCGREEPGFREETGRLPRAGMAGGWETALGLGLCLAALHRGGCRLPSVATAPQTPAVLRDNFRLQPGDLVTTAGQALELDCVPPLGYPEPYITWKKDGVTLDLVGGRYTVTKGKLQVASAQRSDSGLYICVAANAAGRRESRGARVSVLEKPSIVRHPSDAMAVPGSTVELGCSARGDPAPQVQWHKEHGDLPWGRHEVDREHTLRLYAVTPADAGAYVCTAQSQLGTAAATTVLHVQDRLATGQQDSAPRDLLAVRLHLDNGTALPTAAVQLRWQMLMPVPVPVGYVVLYRSLLPVATSWVQHDAGRELSAVIPALRRGYKYEFKVRPYTGGTQGSDSNSRHLWIPEEVPSAAPQRVTVSQAEAGNGTVVVSWEPPPPEAHNGVIRGYQVWSMGEGWQHPTNRTVDGATRRLETLLPHPGAEFCVQVAAFNSAGLGVPSNATCGVLGLAAGSSRVVQALQQPAVIAAAGSMLWLALLALLLLLCQRRASQDAAARHRLVAGDSPWLGGPWKPSCAPRNLSSSSSLSSRLLGSDGRDPHPSTLSLEPSSLGPPTPPIHSSLRGGHPPPLGDVGCCGGGHPGVHSSPSTPNPAPWERVRKRELHQVHSTPLLVAGPSHIPVPGSGGEWGTDLGLAARQAQQRGHEGDTATAIMDSRHPRLPAFSSPKPHRGSTSLASAVTTSPVTPPRPPHAWHPPVTRSPTFVCPRDTSLVTRHPKDMSPVTGIPRDRSPVTESPRGVSPATRNPRDMSLVTDHPKDMFLDSRTPRNMSPATRHHKDPSPATKHQRDTVLAARQPEDTSLVTRCPRDPLPVAKCQRDISLSTRHPKDVSPASRHPKDTSPGTRLPKEMSPGTRHCRDKFLTSRSPENMSPALRHPNDRLPATGHPRDTSPLSRHPEEMSPVPEHHRDKFLDTSRYPESMSPALRHPRDTSPATRHPEEVSPVTGHRKDVFLDTRYTKDMSLATGRLSPAFSDGVLTQQQVAEVLEMDQDTTCCRPPAPPTPRSFSPPHTYGYIYGPPASELGEEEEEEEEEEEEEEEEHTATPGGSLLNGWGSVSEDNFASTRCSLVSSCDGSFLLDASFARALAVAVDGLCYSLEDTDGAYGGPSPPPSPLEQVFPPGAHSATWDWWKVLEVPQRARTEAAMNSSSQNGGQGSGIGSPWAREGGELQTGGTGAWQSPGHRTQQGQTXLGSAKIQLY; this is encoded by the exons atGGCTGAGATGTTTGTGTTCACCGCCACCTTCCCCCCTCCGGCATTTCCCGGCCCCCGCATCCGGCTATTGTACCCCCCCATCCGGAGCCGGATCCAGCCCCGGTGCGGGCGGGAGGAACCGGGATTTCGGGAGGAAACGgggaggctgcccagggccgGCATGGCGGGCGGCTGGGAGACAGCGCTGGGCCTGGGGCTCTGCCTCGCCGCCCTGCACCGCGGAG GCTGCCGCCTCCCCAGCGTGGCCACGGCACCCCAAACTCCAGCTG TGCTGCGGGACAATTTCCGCCTGCAGCCGGGTGATTTGGTGACCACAGCGGGACAAGCATTGGAGCTGGATTGTGTCCCCCCCTTGGGGTACCCCGAGCCCTACATTACCTGGAAGAAGGACGGGGTGACCCTGGACTTGGTAGGTGGCAGGTACACGGTCACCAAGGGGAAGTTGCAGGTGGCATCGGCACAACGGAGCGACTCCGGTCTCTACATCTGTGTGGCGGCCAACGcggcaggcaggagggagagccGGGGCGCCCGCGTCTCTGTGCTGG AGAAGCCAAGCATCGTGCGGCACCCAAGCGATGCCATGGCGGTGCCTGGCAGCACCGTGGAGCTGGGTTGCAGCGCCCGAGGTGACCCAGCGCCGCAGGTGCAGTGGCACAAGGAGCACGGAgacctgccctggggcag GCACGAGGTGGACCGGGAGCACACTCTGCGCCTCTATGCCGTGACGCCCGCCGACGCCGGCGCGTACGTGTGCACAGCgcagagccagctgggcacCGCCGCCGCCACCACCGTCCTGCACGTGCAGG ACCGGCTGGCCACGGGCCAGCAGGACTCAGCCCCGCGGGACCTGCTGGCCGTGCGGCTGCACCTGGACAACggcactgccctgcccactgctgctgtgcagctccgCTGGCAG aTGCTgatgccggtgccggtgcccgtGGGCTACGTGGTGCTGTACCGCAGCCTGCTCCCGGTCGCCACCTCCTGGGTCCAGCAcgatgcaggcagggagctcagcGCCGTCATCCCCGCCCTCCGCAGGGGCTACAAGTACGAGTTCAAGGTCCGACCCTACACCGGAGGGACCCAGGGCTCAGACAGCAACAGCAGGCACCTCTGGATACCCGAGGAAG tgcccagtgcagcGCCCCAGCGTGTCACCGtcagccaggctgaggcagGGAACGGCACCGTGGTCGTGAGCTGGGAGCCACCTCCTCCTGAAGCACACAATGGCGTCATCCGGGGCTACCAG GTCTGGTCAATGGGTGAGGGCTGGCAGCATCCCACCAACAGGACAGTGGACGGAGCCACCCGCCGCCTGGAAACCCTTCTCCCACACCCCGGGGCCGAATTCTGTGTCCAGGTGGCCGCTTTCAACAGcgcagggctgggggtccccagcAATGCCACCTGTGGAGTCCTGG ggctggcagcagggagcagcagggtggtgCAGGCgctgcagcagcctgctgtCATCGCAGCCGCTGGTTCCATGCTCTGGTTGGCCTTACtcgccctcctcctcctcctctgccagcgCCGTGCCAGCCAGGACGCTGCAGCTCGCCACAG GCTGGTGGCTGGTGACTCTCCGTGGCTTGGTGGTCCCTGGaaacccagctgtgccccccggaacctcagcagcagcagcagcctcagcagccggCTCCTGGGCAGTGATGGCAGGGACCCCCACCCCTCCA CCCTCTCCTTGGAGCCGTCGAGCCTTGGCCCCCCCACGCCCCCCATCCACAGCAGCCTCCGTGGGGGACACCCACCCCCCCTTGGGGATGTGGGGTGCTGCGGTGGAGGGCACCCCGGGGTGCATTCCTcacccagcaccccaaacccagcacccTGGGAGCGTGTTCGCAAGAGAG AGCTGCACCAAGTGCACAGCACCCCGCTGCTCGTAGCTGGCCCCAgccacatccctgtccctggatCTGGAGGCGAGTGGGGCACAGAtttggggctggcagccaggcaggctcAGCAGAGGGGACACGAGGGTGACACCGCCACTGCCATCATGGACAGCAGGCACCCACGGCTCCCGGCCTTCAGCTCTCCAAAACCACACCGGGGCAGCACCTCGCTGGCCTCTGCTGTAACCACGTCACCAGTGACACCCCCGAGACCACCCCATGCCTGGCACCCACCAGTGACACG GTCCCCGACCTTCGTGTGCCCCAGGGACACATCTCTGGTCACCAGGCATCCCAAGGACATGTCCCCAGTCACTGGGATCCCCAGGGACAGGTCCCCAGTCACAGAGAGCCCCAGGGGTGTGTCACCGGCCACCAGGAACCCCAGGGACATGTCCTTGGTCACTGACCACCCCAAGGACATGTTCCTGGACAGCAGGACCCCCAGGAACATGTCACCAGCCACCAGGCACCACAAGGATCCATCACCAGCAACCAAGCACCAGAGGGACACAGTCTTGGCCGCCAGGCAGCCTGAGGACACCTCCCTGGTCACCAGGTGCCCCAGAGACCCATTACCAGTAGCCAAGTGCCAGAGGGACATCTCACTGTCCACCAGGCACCCCAAGGACgtgtccccagccagcaggCACCCAAAGGACACATCCCCAGGCACGAGGCTCCCCAAGGAGATGTCACCAGGCAcgaggcactgcagggacaagTTCCTGACCTCCAG gtCCCCTGAAAACATGTCACCAGCCTTGAGGCATCCCAACGACAGATTGCCAGCCACGGGGCACCCCAGGGACACATCCCCACTCAGCAGGCACCCTGAGGAGATGTCACCAGTCCCCGAGCACCACAGGGACAAGTTCTTGGACACCAG CAGGTACCCCGAAAGCATGTCACCAGCCTTGAGGCACCCCAGGGACACATCTCCAGCCACCAGGCATCCTGAGGAGGTGTCTCCAGTCACTGGTCACCGGAAGGACGTGTTCTTGGACACCAG GTACACCAAGGACATGTCCCTGGCCACCGGGCGCCTCTCGCCAGCATTCAGCGACGGGGTCCTCACACAACAGCAGGTGGCTGAGGTCCTGGAGATGGACCAGGACACCACCTGCTGCAG acccccagcaccccccacACCACGGTCCTTCTCACCGCCGCACACCTACGGCTACATCTATGGGCCACCAGCCTCTGAGCtaggtgaggaggaggaggaggaagaggaggaggaagaggaggaggaggaagagcacaCAGCAACGCCAGGAGGGTCGCTGCTGAACGGCTGGGGGTCTGTCTCAGAGGACAACTTTGCCAGCACCCGCTGCAGCCTGGTGAGCTCCTGCGACGGCTCCTTCCTCCTGGACGCCAGCTTTGCCCGGGCACTGGCCGTGGCTGTCGATGGCCTCTGCTACAGCCTTGAGGACACTGACGGGGCCTACGGGG GTCCCTCACCACCACCATCGCCCTTGGAGCAGGTCTTCCCCCCTGGAGCCCACTCTGCCACCTGGGACTGGTGGAAAGTGCTGGAGGTCCCACAGAGAGCCAGGACAGAGGCAGCCATGAACAGCAGCTCACAGAATG gTGGCCAAGGGTCAGGGATTGGCAGCCCCTGGGCCAGGGAAGGTGGTGAGCTGcagacaggagggacaggagcatggcagtccccagggcacaggacaCAGCAAGGCCAGAC CCTTGGTTCAGCTAAAATCCAGCTTTATTAG
- the HEPACAM gene encoding hepatocyte cell adhesion molecule isoform X2, producing the protein MWGAPAAPRGHPAPPCLLPLTWLLALHTGLLAGVNITSPTPLVRGTAGKAALLSVRYASASADKPVVKWQLKRDKPVTVVQSIGTEIIGNLRPDYRDRIRVLENGSLLISPLQLADEGAYEVEVSITDDTFTGEKTINLTVDIPISKPQVLVASSTVLELSEFFTLNCSHENGTKPTYTWLKDGRPLSNDSRLLLSPDQKILTITRVLMADDDVYSCLVENPISHGRSVPVKLTVYRRSSLYIILSTGGIFLLVTLVTVCACWKPSKKEKRQAETQPTSDYAEQDEERLKHEAEGIPRSGEHERKNPVALYILKDKDSPEAEEDSLPEPRGTVEPGYTSSPVPAAGRSPGPVGRSTRRYHRSPARSPASTRTHRSPPGSPARSRGAPRLLRTAGVHVIREQEEANAVEISA; encoded by the exons ATGTGGGGAGCGCCGGCTGCCCCGCGGGGCCACCCCGCTCCCCCCTGCCTGCTGCCGCTGACCTGGCTGCTGGCGCTGCACACAG GTCTGCTGGCAGGGGTGAACATCACCAGCCCCACGCCGCTGGTGCGGGGCACGGCGGGCAAGGCAGCGCTGCTGTCGGTGCGCTACGCCAGCGCCAGCGCCGACAAGCCCGTGGTCAAGTGGCAGCTGAAGAGGGACAAACCCGTCACCGTCGTCCAGTCCATCGGCACCGAGATCATCGGCAACCTGCGGCCCGACTACCGCGACCGCATCCGCGTGCTGGAGAACGGCTCGCTGCTCATCAgccccctgcagctggctgatGAAGGCGCCTACGAGGTGGAGGTGTCCATCACCGACGACACCTTCACTGGCGAGAAGACCATCAACCTCACCGTGGACA TTCCCATCTCAAAGCCGCAAGTGCTGGTGGCCTCCTCAACGGTGCTGGAGCTCAGTGAGTTCTTCACCCTCAACTGCTCACATGAGAATGGCACCAAGCCCACCTACACCTGGCTGAAGGACGGGCGGCCGCTGAGCAACGACTCCCgcctgctcctctcccctgaCCAGAAGATCCTCACCATCACCCGTGTCCTCATGGCTGACGATGACGTCTACAGTTGCCTGGTGGAGAACCCCATCAGCCATGGCCGCAGTGTCCCCGTGAAGCTCACTGTTTACC GCCGGAGCTCTCTCTACATCATCCTGTCCACAGGTGGCATCTTCCTTCTTGTCACCCTGGTAACAGTTTGTGCCTGCTGGAAACCCTCCAAGAA GGAGAAGCGACAAGCAGAGACACAACCGACCTCGGACTACGCCGAGCAGGACGAGGAGCGCCTGAAGCACGAGG CCGAGGGCATCCCACGGAGCGGCGAGCACGAGCGCAAGAACCCGGTGGCCTTGTACATCCTTAAAGACAAG GACTCGCCGGAGGCGGAGGAGGATTCCctgcccgagccccgcggcACGGTGGAACCCGGCTACACCAGCTCGCCAGTGCCAGCAGCCGGCCGCTCGCCGGGCCCCGTGGGGCGCTCCACTCGCCGCTACCACCGCTCGCCAGCTCGCTCGCCCGCCTCGACGCGGACCCACCGGTCACCGCCGGGCTCTCCGGCGCGGTCCCGCGGCGCCCCGCGGCTGCTGCGGACTGCCGGCGTGCACGTTATccgggagcaggaggaggccaACGCCGTGGAGATCAGTGCCTGA
- the ROBO3 gene encoding LOW QUALITY PROTEIN: roundabout homolog 3 (The sequence of the model RefSeq protein was modified relative to this genomic sequence to represent the inferred CDS: deleted 2 bases in 1 codon): MLRYLLKTLLQMNLFADSLGAEGSNSSSSLLLGINRSIAALHLPDLTPGNGSHAQLEDTAPRIVEHPTDVLVSKGDPATLSCKAEGRPAPEVEWYKDGERVETDREDPRSHRTLLPGGSLFFLRILHGRRGKPDEGVYVCVARNYLGEATSRNASLEVAVLRDDFRQPPGDVVVAAGEPAVLECVPPRGHPEPSVSWKKNGVRVSDKDERLTIRGGKLMVASTHKSDAGVYVCVATNVVGERDSEPAELVVFERPAFGKRPQNQVVLVEGTAEFACEVMGDPQPAARWRKEEGEMPLGRWEVLPDNTLRISGLQVEDEGTYTCVADNSVGRSEASGTLTVHVPPQLVTGPHDQAVTPGQSVTFQCQSKGNPPPAVFWQKEGSQALLFPGQPPVPSGRVWVSPSGALTIISVQPSDAGHYLCQAISVAGSVLARAGLEVTGAPTELHPPVLSLRPTNRTVLPVGATVRLPCGTGAHDPAGSVGWLKDGSALVGVQHRASLLENGTLQISGLRVRDSGLYKCVTTSPAGETSWGISLEVQGEESNLSLPSPAPDLLPGPPSTPVVTNVTKSSVTLSWKGNEDSGATVTSYVVEAFSQAVGGPWQTVAADVESETHTVTGLVPDTVYLFLVRAANAYGLSDPSGISEPVRTQADTNPMQQGLDPEQVQQELAQVAVHLKEPLVLPLGTVHLSWTVEHQAPFLQGYRVLYRQRGGRWEEARTAWAPGERGALLTELRRGQDYEVKVRPYYHHLHGPDSAVRALRTPEAAPSAPPRAVSVAGNGTSVRISWQPPPLAEQNGVIRDYRIWCLGNESRFHINQSVEGTVLATVLQGLVPGVPYRAEVAAATSAGVGARSAPVPIHIAPLVERDAGPAAGSSLTEHLAEVVRQPAFIAGVGGACWVVLAAFAAWLYSRRRRKKELSHFTASFAYTPTGKPMSAAGSQYGLSLPSPPSLSTVAFPAPVHSNPRAAAGSGYPWLVDAWRGGSTASSAGCLGSTERYYNDAGITRYIAQTEQFGAGAAEGPVYSTIEVDSEELCTFPHPFSQYGTSYPGGGSQPMDAAASQVPRGRAEHGTRAKLGQAVKPPAVSWTELLPPPPSASELSQCAQEEEKEEEEEDEEEEAARGLGMEVWYPGEDIPCATAASSPTTSSGCRSTATLTPSPRTTEDIPRLRDFDSSLLPRRPPHGVGTPPQARSPSVTPDASEGRPPRALCPPGTGKTRAVISKSRLKPKSSRYRREKQTGELPPPPLPPPGETPGPCAGPEPSGAERRVPQRPARDEVTPYSKASCLPRGQVSGSCSTTGSVSSRGSGSSRGHGSGRSRTPGDRGDGTGHGRRPGAPFPPQEKR; encoded by the exons GATCCCACGCCCAGCTGGAGGACACGGCTCCCCGCATCGTGGAGCACCCCACGGATGTCCTGGTCTCCAAGGGGGACCCGGCCACGCTGAGCTGCAAGGCCGAGGGGCGCCCGGCCCCGGAGGTGGAGTGGTACAAGGACGGGGAGCGGGTGGAGACGGACCGGGAGGATCCCCGCTCCCACCGCACCCTCCTCCCGGGCGGGTCCCTCTTCTTCCTCCGGATCCTGCACGGGAGGCGGGGAAAGCCCGACGAGGGCGTTTATGTCTGCGTGGCCAGGAATTACCTGGGGGAGGCCACCAGCCGGAATGCTTCCCTGGAGGTGGCCG TGCTGCGGGACGATTTCCGACAGCCCCCAGGGGACGTGGTGGTGGCGGCGGGAGAACCGGCCGTGCTGGAGTGTGTCCCGCCCCGCGGGCACCCCGAGCCCAGCGTCTCCTGGAAGAAAAACGGAGTCCGGGTCAGCGACAAGGACGAGCGCCTGACG ATCCGTGGTGGGAAGCTGATGGTGGCCAGCACTCACAAGAGCGATGCTGGTGTCTATGTCTGCGTGGCCACCAATGTGGTGGGGGAGAGGGACAGCGAGCCGGCCGAGCTGGTTGTCTTCG AGCGCCCAGCATTTGGCAAGAGGCCCCAGAACCAGGTGGTGCTGGTGGAGGGGACGGCGGAGTTTGCCTGCGAGGTGATGGGGGATCCGCAGCCGGCGGCGCGCTGGCGCAAGGAGGAGGGTGAAATGCCACTGGGAAG GTGGGAGGTGCTGCCAGACAACACCCTGCGGATCAGCGGGCTGCAGGTGGAGGATGAGGGCACCTACACCTGTGTGGCTGACAACAGCGTGGGCAGGTCGGAGGCATCGGGCACCCTCACTGTGCACG TGCCCCCCCAGCTTGTCACCGGGCCCCATGACCAAGCTGTCACCCCTGGCCAGAGCGTGACTTTCCAGTGCCAGAGCAAGGGCAACCCACCACCTGCTGTCTTCTGGCAGAAGGAGGGGAGCCAG GCCCTGCTGTTCCCGGGCCAGCCCCCAGTCCCTTCTGGCCGTGTCTGGGTGAGCCCCAGTGGTGCTTTGACCATCATCAGCGTCCAGCCCAGCGATGCCGGCCACTACCTGTGCCAGGCTATCAGCGTGGCCGGCAGTGTCCTGGCCAGGGCAGGCCTGGAGGTGACAGGGG cacccactgAACTCCACCCACCGGTGCTCAGCCTGCGTCCCACTAACCGGACAGTGCTGCCCGTGGGGGCCACAGTGCGGCTGCCTTGTGGGACGGGGGCCCATGACCCTGCAGGCAGCGTGGGGTGGCTGAAGGATGGCAGTGCCCTGGTAGGTGTCCAGCACCGTGCCAGCCTGCTGGAGAACGGCACCCTGCAGATCAGCGGCCTCCGG GTGAGAGACTCCGGGCTCTACAAGTGCGTGACCACCAGCCCAGCGGGTGAGACAAGCTGGGGCATCTCCTTGGAGGTACAAG GTGAAGAATCCAAcctctccctgccttcccctgcacCCGATCTCCTCCCTGGGCCACCCTCCACCCCTGTGGTCACCAACGTTACCAAGAGCAGTGTCACcctgagctggaaagggaaCGAGGACAGTGGTGCCACG GTCACCTCTTACGTAGTGGAGGCTTTCAG ccaggcagtGGGTGGCCCGTGGCAGACAGTGGCAGCTGATGTGGAGAGTGAGACCCACACAGTGACCGGCCTTGTCCCTGACACTGTCTACCTGTTCTTGGTGCGGGCGGCCAACGCCTACGGGCTCAGTGACCCCAGTGGCATCTCAGAGCCTGTGCGCACCCAAG CAGACACCAACCCCATGCAGCAAGGGCTGGATCCTGagcaggtgcagcaggagctggcacaagTGGCTGTGCACCTGAAGGAACCTCTGGTGCTGCCATTGGGCACCGTCCACCTCTCCTGGACC GTGGAGCACCAGGCACCCTTCCTTCAGGGCTACCGGGTGCTGTACCGGCAGCGCGGCGGGCGCTGGGAGGAGGCACGGACGGCGTGGGCTCCAGGGGAGCGGGGGGCCCTCCTCACCGAGCTGCGCCGGGGCCAGGACTACGAGGTCAAGGTGCGACCCTACTACCATCACCTCCATGGTCCCGACAGTGCTGTGCGGGCTCTGCGCACCCCTGAAGCGG cccccagtgccccacCACGAGCTGTCAGCGTGGCTGGGAATGGTACCAGTGTCCGCATCTCATGGCAGCCACCACCTCTGGCAGAGCAGAATGGGGTCATCCGCGACTACCGG ATTTGGTGTTTGGGCAATGAGAGCCGCTTCCACATCAACCAGAGCGTGGAGGGGACTGTGCTGGCGACAGTGTTGCAGGGACTTGTCCCTGGGGTCCCTTACCGTGCTGAGGTTGCTGCTGCCACCAGTGCTGGTGTGGGTGCCCGCagtgcccctgtccccatccacATCG CCCCCCTGGTGGAGCGAGATGCggggccagcagctgggagcagcttgACTGAGCATTTAGCAGAGGTAGTCAGGCAGCCAGCCTTCATTGCCGGCGTTGGTGGCGCTTGCTGGGTCGTCCTCGCCGCCTTTGCTGCTTGGCTCTACAGCCGCCGCCGGAGGAAGAAGGAGCTCAGCCACTTCACTG CATCCTTTGCCTACACACCCACCGGTAAGCCCATGAGTGCTGCGGGGTCCCAGTACGGCCTCTCGCTGCCCTCACCCCCATCTCTTTCCACAGTCgccttcccagctccagtgcaCAGCAACCCCAG ggcagctgccGGCAGTGGTTACCCATGGCTGGTGGATGCGTGGCgtggtggcagcacagccagttCTGCCGGGTGTTTGGGGTCCACTGAGAGATACTACAATG ATGCTGGCATCACCCGTTACATCGCCCAGACCGAGCAGTTTGGAGCGGGGGCTGCCGAGGGGCCAGTTTACAGCACCATCGAGGTTGACAGTGAGGAGCTCTGCACATTTCCCCATCCCTTCTCACAGTATGGGACCTCCTACCCTGGGGGGGGTTCCCAGCCAATGGatgctgcagcctcccaggTGCCCCGTGGCCGGGCTGAGCACG GGACCAGAGCAAAGCTGGGGCAAGCAGTGAAACCGCCGGCGGTGAgctggacagagctgctgcccccgCCACCCTCAGCCAGTGAGCTCAGCCAGTGtgcccaggaggaggagaaggaggaggaagaggaggatgaagaggaagaggCAGCCCGAGG GTTGGGGATGGAGGTGTGGTACCCTGGTGAGGACatcccctgtgccactgctgcatCCTCACCCACCACCTCCTCCGGCTGCCGCTCCACCGCCACGCTGACACCCTCACCTCGCACCACGGAGGACATCCCCCGCCTCCGCGACTTCGATagctccctcctgccccg GAGACCCCCGCACGGTGTGGGCACCCCCCCACAGGCACGCAGCCCCTCGGTGACCCCGGATGCCAGCGAGGGCCGCCCACCCcgagccctgtgccctcccGGCACAG GGAAAACCCGCGCGGTGATCTCCAAAAGTCGCCTGAAGCCCAAAAGCAGCCGCTACCGCCGGGAAAAGCAGACGGGAG agctgccgccgccgccgctgccgccgcccggcGAGACCCCCGGGCCCTGTGCGGGGCCGGAGCCGAGCGGGGCTGAGCGCAGGGTCCCGCAGCGCCCGGCCCGCG ACGAGGTCACCCCCTACAGCAAAGCCTCGTGCCTGCCCCGCGGGCAGGTGTCCGGCAGCTGCTCCACCACCGGCAGCGTCTCGTCCCGCGGCTCCGGCAGCTCCCGCGGGCACGGCTCGGGGCGCAGCCGGACCCCGGGGGACCGCGGCGACGGCACCGGGCACGGCCGCCGCCCCGGGGCACCGTTCCCGCCGCAGGAGAAGCGATAA
- the HEPACAM gene encoding hepatocyte cell adhesion molecule isoform X1: MWGAPAAPRGHPAPPCLLPLTWLLALHTGLLAGVNITSPTPLVRGTAGKAALLSVRYASASADKPVVKWQLKRDKPVTVVQSIGTEIIGNLRPDYRDRIRVLENGSLLISPLQLADEGAYEVEVSITDDTFTGEKTINLTVDIPISKPQVLVASSTVLELSEFFTLNCSHENGTKPTYTWLKDGRPLSNDSRLLLSPDQKILTITRVLMADDDVYSCLVENPISHGRSVPVKLTVYRRSSLYIILSTGGIFLLVTLVTVCACWKPSKKEKRQAETQPTSDYAEQDEERLKHEAPSFHTAEGIPRSGEHERKNPVALYILKDKDSPEAEEDSLPEPRGTVEPGYTSSPVPAAGRSPGPVGRSTRRYHRSPARSPASTRTHRSPPGSPARSRGAPRLLRTAGVHVIREQEEANAVEISA; the protein is encoded by the exons ATGTGGGGAGCGCCGGCTGCCCCGCGGGGCCACCCCGCTCCCCCCTGCCTGCTGCCGCTGACCTGGCTGCTGGCGCTGCACACAG GTCTGCTGGCAGGGGTGAACATCACCAGCCCCACGCCGCTGGTGCGGGGCACGGCGGGCAAGGCAGCGCTGCTGTCGGTGCGCTACGCCAGCGCCAGCGCCGACAAGCCCGTGGTCAAGTGGCAGCTGAAGAGGGACAAACCCGTCACCGTCGTCCAGTCCATCGGCACCGAGATCATCGGCAACCTGCGGCCCGACTACCGCGACCGCATCCGCGTGCTGGAGAACGGCTCGCTGCTCATCAgccccctgcagctggctgatGAAGGCGCCTACGAGGTGGAGGTGTCCATCACCGACGACACCTTCACTGGCGAGAAGACCATCAACCTCACCGTGGACA TTCCCATCTCAAAGCCGCAAGTGCTGGTGGCCTCCTCAACGGTGCTGGAGCTCAGTGAGTTCTTCACCCTCAACTGCTCACATGAGAATGGCACCAAGCCCACCTACACCTGGCTGAAGGACGGGCGGCCGCTGAGCAACGACTCCCgcctgctcctctcccctgaCCAGAAGATCCTCACCATCACCCGTGTCCTCATGGCTGACGATGACGTCTACAGTTGCCTGGTGGAGAACCCCATCAGCCATGGCCGCAGTGTCCCCGTGAAGCTCACTGTTTACC GCCGGAGCTCTCTCTACATCATCCTGTCCACAGGTGGCATCTTCCTTCTTGTCACCCTGGTAACAGTTTGTGCCTGCTGGAAACCCTCCAAGAA GGAGAAGCGACAAGCAGAGACACAACCGACCTCGGACTACGCCGAGCAGGACGAGGAGCGCCTGAAGCACGAGG CACCTTCCTTCCACACAGCCGAGGGCATCCCACGGAGCGGCGAGCACGAGCGCAAGAACCCGGTGGCCTTGTACATCCTTAAAGACAAG GACTCGCCGGAGGCGGAGGAGGATTCCctgcccgagccccgcggcACGGTGGAACCCGGCTACACCAGCTCGCCAGTGCCAGCAGCCGGCCGCTCGCCGGGCCCCGTGGGGCGCTCCACTCGCCGCTACCACCGCTCGCCAGCTCGCTCGCCCGCCTCGACGCGGACCCACCGGTCACCGCCGGGCTCTCCGGCGCGGTCCCGCGGCGCCCCGCGGCTGCTGCGGACTGCCGGCGTGCACGTTATccgggagcaggaggaggccaACGCCGTGGAGATCAGTGCCTGA